In Oryza sativa Japonica Group chromosome 8, ASM3414082v1, the sequence TTGAACTTGTCCTGACTAACCGCTCAAAAGAAAGCGTTCAATTTTCTAAGCCAGATTGTGACAGTAAACCTCCTAATAATTTTTGTCATGCATGACAATTAACCAAGCTTTCGTGAGGGGTGACAATAATTTTATGTCGACGGCTAGAAAATATTAACCAAAGTGATTAAAAAggtggccgagtttagttccaaaatttttcttcaaacttccaactttttcatcacatcaaaactttcctatacacacaaatttccaacttttcatcacatcattccaatttcaaccaaacttttaattttggcgtaaACTGAACACACCCTGTATCTACACCATCGATCACTTCAGAttagttagggtgtgtttagttcactccaaaattgaaagtttggttgaaattggaacgatgtgacagaaaagttgaaagtttatgtgtgtaggaaagttttgatgtgatgtaaaagttgaaagtttgaagaaaaactttggatctcAACTCGGCCTTAATTAGTAGCGCAGATACATACTTTTGAGCTGAAAAGTTCAACCTGCAACCTTCAGAAACCTGCAGGCTGCAGAACATTTCAGTCGCTGACATCAGTTCAGCCTGACTTGTTCCAATATTCACAAGTTCACGCTGCCGCGTGCCCCGGCTATATAAACACATCAATCCTCCATAGCCAAACCATCACCCCAAGAGAAACACAAGCAATATTAGTTAGCTTCCCATCAGAGAAAGATAGCAGAAATCCAAAGCCAAATGGCTTCACCCTCTTCCCTCTGTCTCCTCACTGCTCTTCTTGCGTTGGTCTCATGGCAGACCATTGCATCTGACCCTAGCCCTCTGCAGGACTTCTGTGTTGCTGATGAACACTCGCCTGGTATATTATATCTGCCctttgagatattttctagCTTTGTATCCATGATCTGAAATGCTATGGAACATATGCGAGATTATTCAACTTAACTAACATATAGTAATTGAAACATGTATAGATGTGTTCAAATAACATATATAAGCATGGTAGTTATAACTAATATTTCTATGCATGCAGTGCTTGTCAATGGATTTGCTTGCCTGGACCCAAAGCACGTGAACGCGGACCACTTCTTTAAAGCAGCCATGCTTGACACTCCTAGGAAAACAAACAAGGTTGGATCTAACGTCACACTGATCAATGTCATGCAGATCCCTGGCCTCAACACGCTCGGCATCTCAATTGCACGCATTGATTATGCGCCTTTGGGACAAAACCCACCGCATACTCACCCCCGTGCTACCGAGATCCTCACGGTGCTTGAGGGAACACTCTACGTTGGCTTCGTCACATCCAACCCAAATAACACGCTATTCTCAAAGGTCCTTAAGAAAGGTGATGTCTTTGTATTCCCCGTGGGGCTCATCCACTTCCAATTTAACCCTAACCCCCACCAGCCCGCGGTTGCAATTGCTGCTCTTAGCAGCCAAAACCCTGGTGCCATCACCATTGCAAATGCGGTTTTCGGGTCAAAGCCACCAATCTCAGATGAAGTTTTGGCAAAGGCATTTCAGGTTGAGAAGGGCACCATAGACTGGCTCCAGGCTCAGTTCTGGGAGAACAATCACTACTAAATATAAACTGAGTATGTTTGTTGGCATACCGTGAATCAGTTATGTGCTAtaacatataaaataaatttgtattTCTAGACAACTTAATTATGTGTGCTTGCAAACAACCCAACAACACAGTTTTTTGTTGGGAAATGGCTATGTATGTTCTTCTCATGTGATATTCCCTCTAATAAAGTAAAGCATTGGTATTATTTTGCCTTTGTTTTGATGAAATGTTGCATAAAATCCTCGCAAAAGTATAACATTGATGATGTGTCCCAAAGATAATCCTACAGACATTTGTAAGAATGCTTCTTGACCAAAACGTTTATACATACTATCATAATTTCCAATGTAAA encodes:
- the LOC112936027 gene encoding germin-like protein 8-6 precursor — translated: MASPSSLCLLTALLALVSWQTIASDPSPLQDFCVADEHSPVLVNGFACLDPKHVNADHFFKAAMLDTPRKTNKVGSNVTLINVMQIPGLNTLGISIARIDYAPLGQNPPHTHPRATEILTVLEGTLYVGFVTSNPNNTLFSKVLKKGDVFVFPVGLIHFQFNPNPHQPAVAIAALSSQNPGAITIANAVFGSKPPISDEVLAKAFQVEKGTIDWLQAQFWENNHY